CGAAATCCATGTTGCAGTCGCCTGGCACCGCGATCGCCGGGAAGTCGGTGGCTGCGGGCCAGCAGCGGATGCTGCCATTGGTGAGTGTCGCGCAGGCGCCGGTTTGGCTGATCGTGAGCGTATTCGCGCCAGTAACGCCGGTCACCTGCTGCGGCGTGCTGCTGAATGCGCCGGTAAAGCTGGTGTTGCCGAGCAGGCCGCCGGCGTTGTTCCCCCAGCAGAAGACGTTGCCGCTGGTGCCGATGGCGCAGGAATGGGTGTAACCGGCGACGACCGATGTCACCCCGGAAAGCCCGGCCACCACAGTCGGTACGTTCACCACCGCCCCGTTGTTGTTGCCAAGCCGACCATCCGGGTTGGCCCCCCAACAGCTCGCAGTGTTGTCCGCGAGCACCGCGCAGGTGTGTCGCGAGCCAGTGGAGACGGCGGTGGCCGTGCTGATGCCGGTGGCGACGACGGGGGACGATGCGCCATACGTCGTCGGCGGCACTGCCGTTTGACCGTTACCGAGCTGGCCCGCCAAGATGTAGCCCCAGCACTTGACTTTGCCCTGATCGGCACCGGGCCCTTCCACCGCACAGGTAAATCCGCCGCCATCGTCGTTTAAGGTGAAGCTAGCATCGGTCGACACGGAGATATCAACGATATTGATCAACCCGGCAATGACGCCGCTACCAAACACGGTGCTGCCAACGGAGGGTATGCCAAGCGATACGCCAGCCCAGTTTTCGCCTGAGCAGGCGACTTGGCCAGCCGAGCCCGGGGTCGCGCTGGCGCCGTAAATCGCGCAGGTATTGATAGGACCAATCGCAATCTTGCGCCCGCGAGCACCGGCGACGCCCACGCTGCCGACGAACTTCTTAGCACAGTTGTTTGTCCGAAATCGGCCCAAGTCGCGGCGCTAGCCGTCGCTGAGTACACCACCGCTGAACAACCAGTTCGCGAGGTGCCATCAGCGACGTTGTCCATTACTGAGCAGACGCCACTCGGACCCATCCAGAAACTGCGAAAGGTGTACGCACCGGATTGCGTCTCCAGCTGGTCGAGGACCTGCGGATACTCGTACGATCCACTCCCCCAGCAACGCAACAGGTTGGTGTCGGTAAGGCCGCACACGGTGGTATTGCCGGGCCCGGTGCCGATGCCCACGCGAATGAACTTTTCCATGGGCCGCATCTGTGCGACGGCTGTCGCCGCAACGAGCACGGACGCCGCCACCATCAAACCCTTCGACGCGCGCGCAACGCTGCGGCGCAATGTGCCTGTTTGCATCTGAACCCCCTCTGCCGGACGAAACGGTATGTTGTGCCCCGGCGCGGGTTGCCGCCCGGGTGATGCAACGATGTTATCGGGGAATGGCGGGATTTATGCCTGCCGACGACAGCGGAAATTTGATCAGCTTTTTGCTGAAACACTTATTCGATATGGGCTTCAATGCCATTTGAGTCACAAGTTGACTTTTGGCTAAATGAGGTACTGAGCCCAATTCTGTTGGGCGTTTTGCCAAAAAGTTGATGCGTCGCCAGTGAGCGCGTCACGGGTGTAGCGGCATTCGCGCCGTAGCCTCGATGCAGCACAGCGGAATCGAGGCATTATTGGCAAGCCAAGGTCACCCTCGATTCCGCGTTGCTCCATCGCGGCTACGTCCGGCGCAGCACGATCCGGACGGCGGCCGATCGCGCCCTCGTCTACAGCGCCGGATAGTCGGTGTAGCCCTCGGCCCCGGACGAGTAGAACAGCGCCGGTCGCGGCGGGTTGAGCGGCGCGTCGCGGCGCAGGCGCTCAGGCAGGTCCGGGTTCGCCAGGAACGGTACGCCGAAGGCAATGGCGTCGGCCGCGCCGTGGGCGATGGTGTGCATGGCGAGGATGCGGTCGTACTTGTTGTTGGCGATGTAGGTGACGCCGGCGGCGCCGAGCGTCTTTTTCGCCCACGCGAAGTCAAAGCCGGTGAGGTCGCGGGCGCCGCCGGTGTTGCCCTCGATGAAGTGCACGAATGCGACCTTGCGCGCGGCGAGCGCCTCGACCAGCGCGCCGTAGGTGGCCTGGGTGTTGCTGTCGGGCTTGGCATTGTTGGCCAGCGTGACCGGGGAGAGGCGGATGCCCGTGCGATCAGCGCCGAACACGCTGATCACGGCGTCGACGACTTCCACGGCGAAGCGGATACGGTTTTCGATGCTGCCGCCGTATTCATCCGTGCGGTGGTTGGAGCTGTCGCGGGTGAACTGCTCGATCAGGTAGCCGTTGGCGCCGTGAATCTCGGCGCCGTCAAAGCCGGCGCGTTTCGCTACCTCTGCGGCGTGCTTGAACGCCGCGACCATCTCTTTGACCTCGGCCGTGGTGAGGCCACGGGCGGCCACGCGCTCGACCTTGCCGTTTTGCGTGTAGGTCGTGCCGCCGGGCTTGAAGCCGTCGCTGGCCGTCACCGGCAGCACGCCGCCGGGTTGCATGTCAGGGTGCGAGATGGCGCCGACATGCCAGAGCTGGGCGACGATCTTGCCGCCTTTGGCGTGCACGGCATCGGTGGTGAGCCGCCAGCCGGCCTCCTGCTCGGGGCTGTAGATGCCCGGTGTGCCCATGTAGCCCTTGCCCGACGGCAGGATCTGCGTGCCTTCCGTGACCAGCAGCCCGGCGCTGGCGCGCTGTGCGTAGTACTCGGCGATCAGCGCGTTGGCGGCGTCCGTCCCCGGCGTGGCGCGGCAGCGGGTGAGCGGCGCCATGAAGATGCGGTTGGCAGCTTCGATGGCCCCCACACGAACGGGGGTAAACAGCGTTGTCGGGTCAGCGGACATGGAATTCATCGGGAACAGTTCAGGAAAACGTGGATTTTCCAAGCTTGGGGCTGTTCCCGTTTATTCCAGATCAAAATCAGCGCCACATTGTGCCGTGGCGTCGTGCGACTACTTCCAGGTTCCCGCACTCTCCGCCACGAACGCGGCAAACGTGCGCGGTTTGCGGCCGAGCAGCGATTCCACGTCTGGTGAAACTCCGGCGGCGTAACCCGCGCTGATGATGTGGTTCAGCGAATCCATCACGTTGACGATGAACGGCGGCATGCCCCACTGGTTCATCGTCGCCACCGCTGCTTCGGTCGGCACGCTCACATGCTGCACCGGGCGCCCGACAGCGGCGCTGATCAGTCGCGCGGCTTCAATGCCGGTAACTGCCTCGGCGCCAGTCAGCGTGTAGGCTTTGCCCGCATGCGTGGCGGGCGCGGTGAGCACGCGGGCGGCCACAGCGGCGATGTCGCGGGTATCGACAAAGCTCTGCGCCTGTCCGCCGTCGGCGGCGTAGATGGTGCCGTCCTTGATCGCCTGCGTCTGGTAGTTGGCGTAGTTCTGCATGAACACATTGGGTCGCAGGAAAGTGGTGGCGATGCCGGTGCCGGCGAGGATGTCGTCGATCTCGCCCTGCAGCTTCGGCAGCGCAAACGGGCTGGCGGCGTCAGCACCGGCACCGCTGGAGCGAACGATGTGCCTGACGCCCGCCGCTTTGGCCGCGGCCGCAGCGTTGCGTGCCAGCTCGACCTTGTTCGGCACCAGCGGGAACAGCAGGAACAAGGTGTCGATTCCGGCGAATGCTTTGGTGAGTGAACCGATGTCGGCAAAGTCGCCGTGCCGGGTTTCGACGCCAGCGATTGCCGTGCCGGGTTTGCTGGTCATCACCGCAAAGTCGGCGCCGGCCGCCTTGAGTTCGTTGACGAGTGCGCTGCCGATATTGCCGCTGGCGCCGGTGACGAGAATTTTGTTGCCCATGATTTGCTCCTGTTGCATCAGGTGAATAAATTGCGATGGAGCGAATTGTTGGGCAGATTGCGATCAACAAAAATGGGTAGACTGTTTCAACATTATCCATATTGTGTTGTAAATAATGGACCACATCCGGGGCGCTATCGCCTTCGTTGCTGCCGCACGCGTTGGCAGCTTCACCCGTGCGGCACGCTCGCTGGATCTTTCGCCACAGGCGGTGGCAGCGAGCATCGCGCGACTGGAGGAGAGCCTCGGCGTGCGGCTGTTCAACCGCACCACACGCTCGATCGCGCTCACCGAGGAGGGCAGCGTGTTCCTGCAGCACGCGCAGATGGGCCTTGCCACGCTTGACGATGCCGTGCAGGCGTTGCGTGACCGTACTGGCGCGCCGTCCGGACTGGTGCGGGTGACCACCGGCGCAGCCTTCGCACGGCGCTATCTGCTGCGGCTATTGCCCGAATTCAGCAAGCGCTACCCCGACGTGCGGCTTGACCTGAGCTTTGATGACCGCAAGGTGGACATCGTGCGTGAGGGCTACGACGTGGCCATTCGCGGCGGCGCGATTGCCGATTCGTCGCTGATCACACGGCGCGTCTGTGCGCTGCATACGATCTGCGTGGCGAGCCCGGCGTATCTGCGCAAGCACGGCGTGCCGAAGCAACCCGACGATCTGGCGAAGCATCGCATCATTGCGCTGCGCTTCGCATCGGGCGCGACGTCCACCTGGGACTTCCAGGTCAAGGGCAAGGCGGTGCAGTTCGAACCGGCGCAACCGGTGCTGACGCTCTCCGACACCGAGGCGGTCGGCGATGCCGCTGCTGCGGGCATCGGCGTTGCGCGCGTTGCGGCGCACTTTGCCTGGCACTATCTCGCCAGCGGCAAGCTCAAATCAGTGCTTGGTCACTGCAACGATCTCGGGCGGCGGGAGATGGTGATCCACTACCCGCACCGCGAGTTTGTGGCGCCGCGCATTCGCGCCTTTGTCGATTTCGCACTGGACACGCTGCAGCATGAAGTCTCGCTGCACGTGACGCCGAAGGATCTGCAGCAGTACGAGGCCTGACCGCCCGCAACTATGGCGACGGCGGCAGTACGTCGTCGCGACGGACGCGGGCACGAGCTGTGCGATCCGCCGCCTGCAGTGCCGCTTCACGCAGCCAGCTTGATGCCGCTGCCTCGGTCATGCCGGCAGTCGCAAGGTAGCGCGGTGCAGCAGACTTCAGCGTGCCCTCGGCGAGATTGGCGAAGACGATGTCGGTGCGGTTGTTCGCATCGCCAGTGACACGCGCGTAGAGCGCGCCGAAACTGGTGCCGCGACCAATCAGTCCGTGATAGTCGCCGATGAACCAGCCATTGGCGAACGGCGCCTGGGTGATATCAAATGCGGATTCGATGCCACTCTCGCGCCAGTACTTGCCGTCGCTTGACGTGGTCAGGCGATACGTCGTCGTCAGCGCACCGGCGCTGCTGGCAGCACGCAAGTCAAAGTAGCTGACACCGACGGTGCCGTCGGCGCGGATGGCGATGCTGGGGCCGAACGCGGCGACATCGGCACGGGCGTTGATGCGCAGGGGTTCGCTCCAGGAGAGCCCGCCATCCTTTGACGACGACAGCGCAATGCCGTCGTAGGCGCCCTGCGAAAAGCGCGCGTCCTGCCAGACAACGAAGATCTCGCCGGTCGGACCGACCGCGGCAGAGGGCAGCCCGCGACTGTCACGAACGCGCCCGGCGGCCGGGTCGCTGACGCCGATACCGAGATCGAGCGCCACAGTCACCGGCGTGCTCCAGCTCTGCCCGCGATCAGTCGAGCGAATGACGCGCAGATACGATCCCCGTGCGCTGGCCGACGTGGCTGCACGAATGATGTCGGTGAAGAAATTGAGCACGCTGCCGTCACGCAGCACAATCATCTGGTTGCCGAAGGTCTGATTGGTGTTGCCGGGGTCATAGATGCTGCGTGCGGCGTCCCAGGTCGTGCCGGCATTGGTGGTGCGGGCAAAGTACGCCGGGCCACCGCCATTCGAGAGCAGTCGGCCCCACACGGCGTACACGTAGCGCGCATCCTGCGGGTCGGCGACCATCATGTTCTTGTCGTTGAAGAAGGTGGCGCCGACATCACGGATCAGCGTCGTTGGTGCGCCCCAGGTGATGCCGCCATCGGCGCTGCGTGCCACCATCATGGCGCTGATCGAGCTTGGCGTCGATTCCTGCCCGCTGAAGCCAAGCGCCATCTGGTACGCCGCACCGCCGGGGGCGACAGTGACCCACGGGTCGGTGGCGCGCTCGTAGTCGCCGCCGCCACATTGCGAGAAGGCGGCGCGGCTGGAAGTCCAGCTATTGCCACCGTCGAACGACACCGCCGAGGCCGTGCCCCGCGCGCCGCCGTTGGCCCAGCGGTCCTGCTGCCACGCCGCAAGCAGATGCTGCGCGTTGGATGGGTTCATTGCCAGATAGGGCTCGACTTCGGCGCCGATGTAGGCAGTGCCGCTCTGGGCGATGCTGCAGGTTGGCGAAAACGGTGACACATTGGGGGCAGCACCGGTCAGCACGCGCTGAAAGCTCTTTTCCGGAGACCGCGCCACGTCAGTCGCTGTGGAAACGCAAAAGGCAACGCCCTCGCCGGCCCAGCCAGCGGCGATCATCGCCTCATAGCTGGCGCTGCTGACGGTGTAGCGATGATTGCCGGTGCGCCCATTGGCACCGGGCCGGAACGCACGATAGACGCGGGTCGGCGCGTTGCCCGGGCATACGGCAGGCAAGCCGGCGGCCCCCGGTGTCGCTGGCGACGTGACTGCGAAATCGAAGCCTTCGTAGCTGAACCCGGCCGGCAGCTGCGCGAGTATTGCCTCGCAGTCGATGCCTTCCCGTCCATAGAAGTGGGAATTGGTGAACGCGCTCGCCGGACTGGCGACGCTGATGTAGAAGCGGCAGATGCGTACATCGCCCGCTGGTGCGGCTGCGCCAGCTGCGGCTGCCGCGAACTGCATGCCGGTGCGGCGAAAATCGGCGGGCAACGCGTCCAGCGTCGTCTGCTCAGCAGTACGACCGGTAATGAAGTAAGCGTCGAGCGTCGCGTTGTAATACTCAACGACTGTGACCGGAGCGGAAGTTTGGGCCACGGCCACCGGCCCCAGCACAAGCGGGGACAGCATCGCGGCGATGTGGGTAGCGGTCGACAGCAGACGCGAACGGATCATGATCTCTCCGGAGGTGGGCAGTGCGCATCAGGACCGCGCGCTTACACTGCCCGCATTGTCGGATTTTGGAGGCGGGGACTCAATGGATGCTGCAATGCTGGGCTGGGTCGCCGTGGTGCTGCTGATTGTGGTCGGCGTTGCTGGCAGCGTGCTGCCGGCGTTGCCCGGCACGGCGCTGGTGCTGGCCGGCATCGTGCTCGGCGCCTGGCTGGACGACTTCACGCGGGTGAAGTGGTGGGTAGTCACCATCATCGCCGTGCTGGCGGTCATCGCCTGGGTGACCGACTATTTCGCCACCGTCCTCGGTGCAAAAAAAGCCGGCGCCAGCAAATTGGCGATCATCGGCGCCGCACTCGGCACCATCGCCGGCATCTTCATGGGGCTGGTCGGCGTGCTGTTCATGCCGTTCGTGGGTGCGGTCATCGGCGAGTACATCGCGCAGAAGAACACCCGGCAAGCCGCCAAGGTTGGCCTTGCCACCTGGCTCGGCCTGATCGTGGGCACCATCGTCAAGCTGGTGCTGGTGTTCATGATGATCGGCATTTTTGTTGCCGCGCTGGTGTTCACCGGCTGAACCGGGCGGGCCAACCCGCCGGGCGCGGTGGGCTGCACACACAAGCCGCCAAAAGCAGCATTTACCGTCCAAGCTTGAGCCAATTGGGCTTGACGGCCGGTTTGCGGTTAAGTCGACTTTTTGCTGAATCGAGGCGAAGCCCCGATTGAATGAGCGTTTGCCGAAAAAGCCGCTACGCGACGACTAGCGCAACGAGCCATCCGCCACGTTGGCGAAGACCACCTCGGTGCTGTCGGTGGGCGTCGCGCGGGTGCGTACGTAGAGCGCCGAGAAACTGGTACCGGTGCTCACCAGGCCGTGCACTTCCCCCAGATACAGACCGTTCGTAATGCGACCACGACTGCTGCCCGGCGCCGCCGAGAAGTCAAACGCATCCTCCACCGCAACATTGCGCCAGGTGTCGGCGTCGCTGGTCGTTGAGCGGGCGATGCGGAAGGCAACCGGCATTGGCGAGGACGGCAAGGCAGAGGCGCTGGCCAGCTCGTAATACGACACGGCGACGATGCCATCGCGGCGGACGCTGACCGTCGGCGTGAAGGCCGGGATGGTGTCGCTGCCGTTCACGCGCACCGCGTCCCACCAGTTGGCGCCGCCATCGGTGGAGCGCGCCAGCACGATGCCGTCGTGCGAGCCGCCCCCCACGCGCGAATCCTGCCAGGCCAGATAGACCTTGTTGCCACGGCCAGCGATGGAGACCAGGCCGGCGCTGTCGCGGGCAACGCGGGTGCGATCGGCTGATGTGGTGCCGACCGATTCAGCACGTGACACCGTGATCGGAGCCGACCACGTCTGGCCGCGATCACTGGAGCGAATCACGCGCAACCAGCTGCCCACCAGTTGCGGATTCGGCGACAGCCGCACCACGTCGATGTAGGCATAGACCAGCACGCCGTTGGGCAGGCTGAGCAGGCGCCCCTGGTTCATTGAGCTGCCGGGAACGTTCGTCAGAATCTGCACCGGATCGGTCCAGATGTAGCCAGTATCGGAAGTGCGCGTGTAGCGCAACGCGGTGACACCGGTCTCGACATTGGTGCGCCACCACGCCGCGTGCAGATAACGGCTGTCGTCGGCATCGGCCACCAGCACCGGCTTGTCGAGGTTGTAAGTCGGCGTGGGCTCAATGGCGAGTGTCGCCATTTCGTCCCAGTTACGGCCGCCGTTGCTGCTGCGCGCAATCATGATGGCGCTGCGGGCGAACGTGGTGTAGAGCTCGCCGCTCGCCACGCGGGCCATCTGCAGCGCCAAACCATCGCTGGTCAGCACCGTTGCAATATCGGTCACCCGCTCAAAATCGCCGCCGATGGCGGCGTTGCCACCAGAGCAACGGGTGAACTTCGGACTGCTGGTCTGCCAGCTCTGCCCGGCATCAAACGACACCGCGCTGGCGGTACCACGCGAGGCGCCATTGCTGCCGGTATCCTGCAACCAGGTGGCGGTCAGATGGCGCGGATTGCCAGGATTGATGGCGAGCTGGGTGGAGGCTTCGCTGCCGACCCGCGCGCTGCCGGTGGGCCAATCACGGCAATCGCCGGCCAGCGGCGACGCCGCTGCCGACACGGTTCGTTTGAAGGATGCCTGCGCCGGCTCGGTCGACGGCGCGGCGATGGGTGCGCAGAAGACGACGCCCTCTGGCGCCCAGCCAGCCGCCGTCAAGGCATCGAAGCGCTCGCGCGTGATGCTGTAGCGGTGATTGGGCGATCGGCCGCCAACGCCGGGGCGAAAGCTGCGATACACCGGAATGCTGTTCGGCGAAACGCAGGCACCGTTGCTCGTTGGCTGCACTGTGTAGAACTCGATGCCTTCGTCAGTAAACCCGGCAGGACGGGTACTACGCAGCGCTGCGCAATCAGTGTCATCACGGCCGTAGAAGTGGGTGCTGACAAACGGATTGGACTGACTGATAAAGAAGCGGCAGACACGAATTTCACCTTCTGTACCCGATGGCGATGAACGCGCACCGAAGGTCATGCCGGTGCGAACGAAATCACCGCCGAGACCGTCGAGATAACCCTGCTCCTGCGGGCGACCGGTGATGAAGTAAGCGTCCAGCGCTGCGTTGTAGTACTCGACCACCGTTACCGTGACCACTTGCGCGGCGGGCGAGCCACCCGGACAGGCGGCACCTCCACACAGGGCGAGCAAAACCAGTAAACGCGACAACCAGGATGAATTCATGTGGGTCTCTCGGGATATTCCAGTCGCAACGGACGCCGATGGCACCATTGCGCGGGGCTGCGCTCGATCAGCGAGCCCATGAGAACGGACGGGAAGTGGCAGCTGGAAGTGTCAGCCTGCCGGAAGCCTGCGCGGCGACCACGCCAACGCTGTTAGCGCTTACTCCGGCTGTATCTGCCCGTCAAAACCGTTGGAATTTACACTGTGGCGGCGTTTCGCGCCAGCCCGGGCTAGAGGCGTACGGGTATTCCTGTGGTCCGCATCATCGCCTTCGCCTCGCCCACGGTGTGTTCGCCGTAGTGAAAGATGCTGGCGGCGAGCACGGCATCGGCGCCACCCTTGATGACGCCGTCGACCAGATGCTGCAGGTTGCCGACGCCGCCGGAGGCGATCACCGGGATGCTGACGGCATCGGCGATGGCACGGGTAAGTTCGAGGTCAAAGCCAATCTTGGCGCCGTCGCGGTCCATGCTGGTGAGGAGTATTTCACCGGCGCCGCGCTCAGCCACTTCGCGCGCCCAGGCCACCGCGTCTTTGCCCGTGGGCGTGCGCCCGCCGTGCACGAAAACTTCCCAGCCGCTGCCGTCGGCGCGCTTCTTGGCGTCGATCGCCGCCACCACGCACTGCGCGCCGTAGAAGTGGCTGGCGTCGTTGAAGATCTGCGGGTTATTGACGCCGGAGGTGTTGATGCTCACTTTGTCGGCACCCGCGTTCAGCAGGGGTCGCAGGTCTTCGGCGGTCTTCACACCACCGCCCACTGTAAGCGGAATGAACACCTGCGAGGCGACGCGCTCAATCAGGTCGTAGAGCAGCCCGCGTGCCTCGACGCTGGCCGTGATGTCAAGAAAGCAAAGCTCGTCCGCGCCCTGGTCGTTGTAGCGCTTTGCTACCTCGACCGGGTCGCCCGCATCGCGCAAGCCGACGAAGTTGACGCCCTTGACGACGCGGCCGTCCTTTATATCGAGGCAGGGGATGATTCGTTTGCAGAGCATTACGCGTGCTCCGCACGTAAGGACGAAAGACGAATGACGAATGACGAAATGGGAAGGAGACGCACGATGCTTGGATAAGTCAGGAACGATTGCGTGGATGGTTCGACGCGAGCCGCTCGTTGCCGCGTTTGTAGTGGCCCGTGATGCGCGCCATCAGTTGCTGCTGCTCGACCAGGCCTGCATCATCAATTTCTGCCAGAAAGTCAACGGCTGCTGCACCACGTAGCGTGGTTACCTTTCGGCCGTGATGGGCCACCCAGACTTCGCCGTTCTTGTTGCGCTTGAAAGTGAAGCCGAGACCGTCGCCCTCAGCGTTCATCACACTCACTTGAGCGCCGCCACGGCCGCCTTGAAATCCAGCGTACCTTCGTAAAGCGCCCGCCCGCAGACCACGCCAGCGATGCCGTCAGCTTCGTGCGGTTTGAGCAGTTTGATGTGATCGACGTTGTGAATGCCGCCAGACGCGTATACCGGCACCCGCAGCGGCTGCGCGAGGCGGACCGTGGCCTCGATGTTGATGCCTGTGCCCATGCCATCGCGACCAATATCCGTATAGATGATGCCTTCGATGCCGTAGTCCTCGAAGCGTTTGCCCAGGTCCAGCGCATCGTGGCCGGTGAGCTTGCTCCAGCCGTCAGTGGCGACTTTGCCATCCCTGGCGTCGAGGCCGACGATTACCGCGCTGGGGAAGGCGTTGCAGGCGTCATGCAGAAATCCCGGGTTCTTGACCGCTGCGGTGCCGATGATGACGTAGTTGATGCCGTCGTCGAGATAGCGCTCGATAGTGTCGAGATCGCGGATGCCGCCGCCGAGTTGCACGTCAATGTCTTCACCGACTTCGGCGAGGATAGCCTTGATCGCGCCCTCATTGACGGGCTTGCCGGCGAAGGCCCCGTTCAGGTCCACCAGATGCAGGCGCGTGGCGCCCTGGTCGACCCAGTGGCGCGCCATCTGCGCCGGGTCTTCAGAAAACACGGTGACGTTGTCCATGTCGCCTTGACGCAGGCGAACGCAATGACCGTCTTTGAGATCAATCGCAGGAATGACAAGCATGGGGATGTGTAGGGAAGTCGCGGCGTGCAACGCAGCGCCGGGGATGTCAATGATTGGCGAAAGAGCGGTAAGTTAGACCGTTCCGTTCCAGGTTGAGAAATTCTTGAGAACACGCAAACCAGCGTCTGCGCTCTTTTCAGGATGGAACTGTACCGCAAAAATGTTGTTGCGTGCCGCTGCAACGCAAACCGGATCAGGATAGTTCGTTGTCGCGGCAATCAGGCCGTTTTGTGACGGCACGGCGTAGTAGCTGTGTGCGAAGTAAAACGCGCTGCCATCGGCCACGCCCGCCCAACAAGGGTGCATGCGCGCGTGCGCCGGAAAGGCAACCTGATTCCAGCCCATGTGTGGCACCTTGAGGGCGGTGCCATCATAGTCGCGATGTTGCAACGGAAAGCGCACCGTGCGGCCCGGCAGGTAGCCCAGCGCGGGTACGTCGCCCTCTTCGGTCGTCTCGAACAGCATCTGCAGGCCAAGGCAGACCCCGAAGAACGGGCGGTCTTTCGATGCCGTCCACAGCACGTCACGCAGGCCCGAAGCATTCAGCGCCGCCATGCTCTCCGGCATCGCGGCCTGGCCGGGCAGCACCACGCGATCCGCCGCCGCGATTTCTTCGGCGTTGGCAGTAATCATCACATGCTGGTCCGGTGCCACGTGTGCGAACGCCTTGGCGACCGAACGCAGGTTGCCCATACCGTAGTCGACGATGGCGATAGTCTGCATCGCTACAACACGCCCTTGGTCGAAACAATCACGCCCGCCGCGCGTGCATCACGCTCGCAGGCGATACGCAGCGCACGGGCAAAGGCCTTGAACACCGTCTCGCACTGGTGATGCGCGTTGTCGCCGCGCAGGTTGTCGATGTGCAACGACACCAGCGCGTGGTTGACGAAGCCCTGAAAGAACTCATGCGTCAGATCGACATCGAAGGTGCCGATCATGGCGCGGGTGAACGGCACGTGAAACTCAAGCCCCGGTCGCCCCGAGAGATCGACCACCACGCGCGACAGGGCTTCATCGAGCGGCACGTACGAATGGCCGTAGCGATTGATACCCGCCTTGTCACCCACCGCCTGTTTGAACGCCTGGCCGAGCGTGATGCCGATGTCTTCCACCGTGTGGTGCGCGTCGATGTGCAAGTCACCCTTCGCATGCACCGTGACGTCCATCATGCCATGCCGCGCGAGCTGGTCGAGCATGTGGTCAAGGAAGGGCACACCGGTTTGCAGATCGGCCTTGCCATCGCCATCGAGATTGATGGCAACGGTGATCTGCGTTTCCTTGGTGTTGCGCTCGATGGTGGCGGCGCGGGGTGCGAAAGTGTTCATAACCCTA
This is a stretch of genomic DNA from Casimicrobium huifangae. It encodes these proteins:
- a CDS encoding LysR family transcriptional regulator, which codes for MDHIRGAIAFVAAARVGSFTRAARSLDLSPQAVAASIARLEESLGVRLFNRTTRSIALTEEGSVFLQHAQMGLATLDDAVQALRDRTGAPSGLVRVTTGAAFARRYLLRLLPEFSKRYPDVRLDLSFDDRKVDIVREGYDVAIRGGAIADSSLITRRVCALHTICVASPAYLRKHGVPKQPDDLAKHRIIALRFASGATSTWDFQVKGKAVQFEPAQPVLTLSDTEAVGDAAAAGIGVARVAAHFAWHYLASGKLKSVLGHCNDLGRREMVIHYPHREFVAPRIRAFVDFALDTLQHEVSLHVTPKDLQQYEA
- a CDS encoding SDR family oxidoreductase is translated as MGNKILVTGASGNIGSALVNELKAAGADFAVMTSKPGTAIAGVETRHGDFADIGSLTKAFAGIDTLFLLFPLVPNKVELARNAAAAAKAAGVRHIVRSSGAGADAASPFALPKLQGEIDDILAGTGIATTFLRPNVFMQNYANYQTQAIKDGTIYAADGGQAQSFVDTRDIAAVAARVLTAPATHAGKAYTLTGAEAVTGIEAARLISAAVGRPVQHVSVPTEAAVATMNQWGMPPFIVNVMDSLNHIISAGYAAGVSPDVESLLGRKPRTFAAFVAESAGTWK
- a CDS encoding exo-alpha-sialidase, with translation MIRSRLLSTATHIAAMLSPLVLGPVAVAQTSAPVTVVEYYNATLDAYFITGRTAEQTTLDALPADFRRTGMQFAAAAAGAAAPAGDVRICRFYISVASPASAFTNSHFYGREGIDCEAILAQLPAGFSYEGFDFAVTSPATPGAAGLPAVCPGNAPTRVYRAFRPGANGRTGNHRYTVSSASYEAMIAAGWAGEGVAFCVSTATDVARSPEKSFQRVLTGAAPNVSPFSPTCSIAQSGTAYIGAEVEPYLAMNPSNAQHLLAAWQQDRWANGGARGTASAVSFDGGNSWTSSRAAFSQCGGGDYERATDPWVTVAPGGAAYQMALGFSGQESTPSSISAMMVARSADGGITWGAPTTLIRDVGATFFNDKNMMVADPQDARYVYAVWGRLLSNGGGPAYFARTTNAGTTWDAARSIYDPGNTNQTFGNQMIVLRDGSVLNFFTDIIRAATSASARGSYLRVIRSTDRGQSWSTPVTVALDLGIGVSDPAAGRVRDSRGLPSAAVGPTGEIFVVWQDARFSQGAYDGIALSSSKDGGLSWSEPLRINARADVAAFGPSIAIRADGTVGVSYFDLRAASSAGALTTTYRLTTSSDGKYWRESGIESAFDITQAPFANGWFIGDYHGLIGRGTSFGALYARVTGDANNRTDIVFANLAEGTLKSAAPRYLATAGMTEAAASSWLREAALQAADRTARARVRRDDVLPPSP
- a CDS encoding DUF456 domain-containing protein, with the translated sequence MDAAMLGWVAVVLLIVVGVAGSVLPALPGTALVLAGIVLGAWLDDFTRVKWWVVTIIAVLAVIAWVTDYFATVLGAKKAGASKLAIIGAALGTIAGIFMGLVGVLFMPFVGAVIGEYIAQKNTRQAAKVGLATWLGLIVGTIVKLVLVFMMIGIFVAALVFTG
- a CDS encoding alkene reductase, which encodes MNSMSADPTTLFTPVRVGAIEAANRIFMAPLTRCRATPGTDAANALIAEYYAQRASAGLLVTEGTQILPSGKGYMGTPGIYSPEQEAGWRLTTDAVHAKGGKIVAQLWHVGAISHPDMQPGGVLPVTASDGFKPGGTTYTQNGKVERVAARGLTTAEVKEMVAAFKHAAEVAKRAGFDGAEIHGANGYLIEQFTRDSSNHRTDEYGGSIENRIRFAVEVVDAVISVFGADRTGIRLSPVTLANNAKPDSNTQATYGALVEALAARKVAFVHFIEGNTGGARDLTGFDFAWAKKTLGAAGVTYIANNKYDRILAMHTIAHGAADAIAFGVPFLANPDLPERLRRDAPLNPPRPALFYSSGAEGYTDYPAL
- a CDS encoding RCC1 domain-containing protein translates to MSTDASFTLNDDGGGFTCAVEGPGADQGKVKCWGYILAGQLGNGQTAVPPTTYGASSPVVATGISTATAVSTGSRHTCAVLADNTASCWGANPDGRLGNNNGAVVNVPTVVAGLSGVTSVVAGYTHSCAIGTSGNVFCWGNNAGGLLGNTSFTGAFSSTPQQVTGVTGANTLTISQTGACATLTNGSIRCWPAATDFPAIAVPGDCNMDFDGNGSVSATTDGLMGLRALLGLSGSAVTNGALGAGARWSWPEIRTVMTRNCGIPGIAP